Proteins from a single region of Terriglobia bacterium:
- a CDS encoding FAD-dependent oxidoreductase translates to MDQQQYQVRFADREYWREQIKCQYACPVHTDARGYVRAIASGEYEDAYLIARGPNPLASICGRICGAPCEAACRRGSIDQPISIRALKRFVCEKFGCESRADAGKELFPYLKSESADRQCDDLDELRHLLDFLANADFPQPTGERIAIIGCGPAGLAAGHDLALMGFRPTIFEMDPIPAGMLATGVPGYRLPRKLIEAEVAVIQAMGVEIRCSTQVGKDVSFADLRRDFAAVVIACGAKRSRALPIPNAEAIGVMGGVDFLRDVALGKKVELGQRVIVVGGGNVAYDVARTVLRQEEYDVSRTAARMAGVRQVNLVCLESLEEMPADTVEIVEGQEEGILRHNSWGPKEILVRESNGQKFVRGVRFVRCVQVYDQNKRFAPKFDESVTTEIEGDTVLLSVGQSADLSFLDAERDGIQMRSPQQIVNDPATCATSAPGIFIAGDIAYGPRLMIHAIASGKQAARSIYRHLRGREIAPEEVQFHAPLEHYQREKHYERRARLAIPTRSAEERLKDPSALVEIGYNEEEARAEAGRCLDCGINTIFDGERCILCGGCVDVCPTVCLKLVSFDRIAPTP, encoded by the coding sequence TTGGACCAGCAGCAATACCAGGTCCGATTCGCAGACCGGGAGTATTGGCGCGAACAGATCAAATGCCAGTACGCGTGTCCGGTCCACACCGATGCGCGCGGTTATGTGCGGGCCATCGCGTCGGGAGAGTATGAAGACGCCTACCTGATCGCTCGCGGTCCGAACCCTCTGGCCTCCATCTGCGGGCGCATCTGCGGGGCACCCTGCGAGGCGGCCTGCCGGCGGGGCAGCATCGACCAGCCCATCTCCATCCGCGCGCTCAAGCGGTTCGTGTGTGAAAAGTTCGGCTGCGAATCCCGGGCCGATGCCGGCAAAGAGCTGTTCCCGTACCTAAAAAGCGAGAGCGCCGATCGTCAGTGCGACGATCTCGACGAACTCCGTCACCTTCTCGATTTCCTCGCCAACGCAGACTTTCCCCAGCCCACGGGAGAGCGCATCGCGATCATCGGCTGCGGGCCTGCCGGCCTGGCTGCCGGGCACGATCTCGCGCTGATGGGCTTTCGTCCAACCATCTTCGAAATGGATCCCATACCTGCAGGCATGCTGGCTACCGGGGTGCCGGGCTATCGTCTGCCGCGCAAACTGATCGAAGCCGAAGTGGCGGTGATCCAGGCCATGGGCGTGGAGATCCGCTGCAGTACCCAGGTGGGAAAGGACGTGAGTTTTGCCGACCTGCGGCGCGACTTCGCGGCGGTTGTGATTGCCTGCGGCGCCAAACGCTCGCGTGCGTTGCCCATCCCGAACGCGGAAGCGATTGGGGTGATGGGGGGCGTGGATTTTCTCCGCGACGTGGCCCTGGGCAAGAAGGTGGAGTTGGGCCAGCGCGTGATCGTGGTGGGCGGTGGCAACGTCGCCTACGACGTGGCGCGCACGGTGCTGCGCCAGGAAGAGTACGACGTCTCCCGCACCGCGGCCCGCATGGCGGGCGTACGCCAGGTGAATCTGGTCTGCCTGGAATCGCTGGAAGAGATGCCGGCGGACACGGTGGAGATCGTCGAGGGACAGGAAGAGGGCATCCTTCGGCACAACAGTTGGGGGCCGAAGGAAATCCTGGTGCGGGAGAGCAACGGGCAGAAGTTCGTGCGGGGCGTGCGGTTTGTGCGCTGCGTCCAGGTCTATGACCAGAACAAGCGATTCGCCCCCAAGTTCGACGAGAGTGTCACCACCGAAATCGAGGGCGACACGGTCCTGCTGTCGGTCGGGCAATCGGCGGACCTGAGCTTCCTCGATGCGGAGCGCGACGGCATCCAGATGCGCTCCCCGCAGCAGATCGTGAACGATCCCGCGACCTGTGCCACCTCCGCGCCGGGGATCTTCATCGCCGGTGACATCGCCTACGGACCGCGGCTGATGATTCATGCCATTGCCAGCGGCAAGCAGGCCGCGCGCTCCATCTACCGGCATCTGCGAGGCCGGGAGATCGCGCCGGAGGAAGTGCAGTTCCACGCTCCTCTCGAGCATTATCAGCGGGAAAAGCACTACGAACGCCGCGCTCGCCTGGCCATTCCCACCCGTTCCGCGGAAGAGCGGCTGAAGGACCCGTCGGCGCTGGTGGAGATCGGCTACAACGAAGAGGAGGCGCGCGCCGAGGCCGGACGCTGTCTGGATTGCGGCATCAACACCATCTTCGACGGCGAGCGCTGCATCCTGTGCGGCGGATGCGTCGATGTCTGTCCGACGGTGTGCCTGAAGCTGGTGTCTTTCGATCGCATCGCGCCCACGCC
- a CDS encoding cyclopropane-fatty-acyl-phospholipid synthase family protein produces the protein MGALAENAVREVPAHAAIELFDTLLARYGKGDLQVRLWDGSACGAGQPRCTLVIKHPDVVRRMCDCPNEQALGEAYVCDEFDIKGDIGTALEFGDSLFRQEFPLADRLRIAALLRRLPAGGRLRLLRPALRLHGWLHSKERDREAIRYHYDLPTEFYALWLDPRLVYSCAYFQTPQDDLEAAQVRKLDYICRKLRLCRGERLLDIGCGWGALVLHAAEHYGVDALGITLSARQAEVAGERIRASGLATTRCHVELRDYRDLEGREQFDKIASVGMFEHVGKKLLPEYFARAWQLLKPGGVFLNHGIAYSATWPLPKPSFSDTYVFPDGELAPINESLRAAEIGGFEVRDVESLREHYTLTLKRWVHRLEEHAEQARRITNDSTYRIWRLYMAGSAHRFASGRVNIYQTLLAKPEHGDSRLPLARDDWYRE, from the coding sequence ATGGGCGCGTTGGCCGAAAATGCCGTCAGAGAAGTTCCGGCCCATGCCGCAATCGAGCTCTTCGATACTCTTCTCGCGCGATACGGCAAAGGCGACTTGCAAGTCCGATTGTGGGACGGAAGCGCGTGCGGCGCCGGCCAACCGCGCTGCACTCTCGTCATCAAACATCCCGACGTGGTGCGGCGGATGTGCGATTGTCCGAATGAGCAGGCGCTGGGCGAGGCCTACGTCTGCGATGAATTCGATATCAAGGGCGACATCGGCACTGCCCTGGAATTCGGCGACTCTCTTTTTCGGCAGGAATTTCCCCTGGCAGACCGTCTTCGCATCGCAGCGCTCTTACGCAGATTGCCGGCCGGCGGCCGCTTGCGACTCCTTCGCCCGGCGCTCCGCCTGCATGGGTGGCTCCATTCCAAAGAGCGCGATCGGGAGGCGATCCGCTATCATTACGACCTGCCCACCGAGTTCTACGCCCTCTGGCTCGATCCGCGGCTGGTGTATTCCTGCGCCTATTTCCAAACGCCTCAAGATGATCTGGAGGCAGCGCAGGTGCGCAAGCTGGACTATATCTGCCGAAAGCTGCGGCTGTGCCGGGGTGAACGCCTGCTGGATATCGGCTGCGGCTGGGGTGCTCTCGTCCTGCACGCGGCGGAGCACTATGGCGTGGATGCGTTGGGAATCACTCTCAGCGCCCGGCAGGCGGAGGTGGCCGGGGAGCGGATTCGCGCGTCCGGGCTGGCCACCACCCGGTGCCACGTCGAGCTGCGCGACTATCGTGACCTCGAGGGCAGGGAACAGTTTGACAAGATTGCCAGCGTCGGCATGTTTGAACACGTGGGCAAGAAACTGCTGCCGGAATACTTCGCACGCGCCTGGCAGCTACTCAAGCCCGGCGGCGTATTCCTGAACCACGGGATCGCCTACTCGGCGACATGGCCTCTGCCCAAGCCTTCGTTTTCCGACACCTACGTGTTTCCGGATGGCGAGTTAGCGCCCATCAACGAGAGTTTGCGCGCCGCGGAAATCGGCGGCTTCGAGGTGAGGGATGTGGAGAGCCTGCGCGAGCATTACACGTTGACTCTGAAACGGTGGGTGCACAGACTGGAGGAGCATGCTGAGCAAGCTCGCCGAATCACCAACGACAGCACCTATCGCATCTGGAGACTATACATGGCAGGCTCGGCGCATCGTTTCGCGAGCGGCAGGGTGAATATCTATCAGACACTGCTGGCAAAACCTGAGCACGGCGACAGCCGGCTTCCCCTGGCCCGCGATGACTGGTATCGGGAATAG